A single window of Crassostrea angulata isolate pt1a10 chromosome 8, ASM2561291v2, whole genome shotgun sequence DNA harbors:
- the LOC128161808 gene encoding uncharacterized protein LOC128161808 isoform X1: MIFEKGFYEIYDGKMEEEEEVDAEDIRRSSSFVLDDVFHQSKEEMREELEKFQKDVDEEFDDIEERMFVQNIISYMQWRLQESENAFKSLDIAERLQKKPHLITHCNKILFYTESGKHYLSNKLSKELKNNDHFKQTRTKSEATAEIGYYYSRLGPKHHDRAIKLLKEATANITPERNILWEFRLAVTLRRQTHMFQMTTPEIFNPTEKKKEAARLLYGVLNFPTHDYRYIKARTWCELSKLLSKRNNLFEIIETDREETEKITECWCFKEAIKLCPNYFFVLRDYGIYLRYIMNLEKSKEMLEKAVQLKDTICSRHHLALTLKKIVQETIPRPCFGNNIQYPYSMDDRNQSKRDSYENKSKHDSYDLDECNLVQKFDLLSVDSGLKVDNSIEERRDQFKSSLTIVLYERTKSTDFVRTYKKDWKQIDNIAKSSSKFRPRKTSRKKDQPMYHQIRDQRKPLCHDQADASGLKGTFNSAKKSPRYVCISPDNPLLIEAVEHLQRAIEMSKEYDGTRYDLGLIYRMLDRLDDALKCFSSITSGNCGNPSEYQMYVINAYEQQACCKLDLLARESDPEKKNELRYDVKECAWKALTIVSGVIAAIPMLKRSNQCYQTLKVLLQHEQNSFRTLKELAKLHGLLDYDEESIKYYKEIIKEKMDTTTVRELAQTYIKIKDFTNAIYTLSLLQRTSEMNISDKSLFVETCIKGAEHSLNEDDDVEMAKIRFTEAYKAIVSRQNVSTPKNEEDDTSLDILVLDSCGIDDCCYQNFVTSSLETFVQLKFVVNAFPGCLVLKYLDKAMEESHCIIILQHESMSNDDEKDKLIDLSIESAFLNHQAKILQVRKEDVRQYLPCCKEIVLTSDPSDIVNTDSRPYLLLKGNLFAHILHKLSDIFLG, encoded by the exons ATGATTTTTGAGAAAGGCTTCTATGAGATATATGACG GGAAAATGGAAGAGGAGGAAGAAGTAGACGCGGAGGACATTAGAAGATCGTCCTCCTTTGTGTTAGACGATGTATTTCATCAGAGTAAAGAAGAAATGAGAGAAGAACTTGAAAAGTTTCAAAAGGATGTGGACGAAGAATTTGATGACATCGAAGAAAGAATGTTTGttcaaaatatcatttcatACATGCAATGGAGGTTGCAAGAAAGCGAAAATGCATTCAAATCTTTAGATATCGCGGAAAGGCTACAGAAAAAGCCGCATTTAATTACTCATtgcaacaaaatattattttacaccGAATCTGGAAAACATTATCTTTCAAACAAACTATCAAAGGAACTGAAAAATAATGATCACTTTAAGCAAACTAGAACCAAGTCAGAAGCAACAGCAGAGATAGGATATTATTACTCTCGGCTAGGTCCAAAACATCATGACAGGGCAATAAAGCTACTCAAGGAAGCCACTGCAAATATAACCCCTGAAAGAAATATACTTTGGGAATTTCGCCTAGCAGTAACTTTACGCCGCCAAACTCATATGTTTCAGATGACAACACCTGAAATCTTTAATCCtactgaaaaaaagaaagaagctGCACGTCTCTTGTATGGAGTTTTAAATTTCCCCACTCATGATTATCGTTATATAAAAGCAAGGACGTGGTGTGAATTAAGCAAACTGTTATCTAAACGTAACAATTTGTTCGAAATCATAGAGACTGACAGGGAAGAAACAGAGAAAATAACTGAATGTTGGTGTTTCAAAGAAGCAATAAAGTTGTGTCCCAATTATTTCTTCGTTCTTCGAGATTATGGAATCTATCTAAGGTACATAATGAATCTTGAAAAATCAAAAGAGATGCTAGAAAAAGCTGTTCAATTAAAGGACACAATTTGTTCGAGGCACCATTTAGCACTCACTCTAAAGAAAATTGTGCAGGAAACTATTCCAAGACCATGTTTCGGGAACAACATTCAATATCCGTATTCTATGGATGATAGAAATCAGTCAAAACGTGACTCATATGAAAATAAGTcaaaacatgattcatatgatcTTGATGAATGTAATTTGGTTCAAAAGTTTGATTTACTTTCAGTCGATTCAGGCCTGAAGGTTGATAATTCAATAGAAGAGAGAAGGGATCAATTCAAATCAAGTTTAACAATTGTTTTGTATGAAAGAACCAAATCGACAGATTTTGTAAGGACATACAAGAAAGACTGGaaacaaattgataatatagcaaaatcttcttctaaattTCGACCGCGTAAAACTTCACGAAAGAAAGATCAACCAATGTATCACCAGATAAGAGATCAAAGGAAGCCGCTTTGTCATGATCAGGCAGATGCTTCTGGCCTGAAAGGGACCTTCAATTCTGCGAAAAAATCGCCAAGATATGTGTGTATTTCTCCGGACAACCCTTTGCTAATAGAAGCTGTTGAACACCTTCAAAGAGCTATTGAAATGTCGAAAGAATATGACGGTACTCGATATGACTTAGGTTTAATATACCGGATGCTGGATAGATTGGATGATGCTCTGAAGTGTTTCTCTTCCATCACATCGGGTAATTGTGGAAACCCATCAGAATATCAAATGTACGTTATTAACGCTTATGAACAGCAAGCATGCTGCAAACTAGATTTACTTGCAAGGGAAAGTGATccagaaaaaaagaatgaacTACGATATGATGTAAAGGAATGCGCATGGAAGGCTCTTACCATTGTATCAGGAGTGATTGCGGCAATACCCATGTTGAAAAGATCAAACCAATGTTATCAAACACTTAAAGTATTACTGCAACATGAACAGAATTCTTTTAGAACATTAAAGGAGCTTGCAAAACTACATGGTCTGTTAGATTACGACGAAGAATCGATAAAAtactacaaagaaataattaaggAAAAAATGGATACAACAACTGTGAGAGAACTTGCTCAAACGTATATAAAGATAAAAGACTTTACAAATGCAATATATACTTTGTCACTATTGCAAAGGACGTCAGAAATGAATATTTCTGATAAATCTTTGTTTGTAGAAACATGCATCAAAGGGGCTGAGCATTCGTTGAACGAAGACGATGATGTAGAGATGGCAAAAATTAGATTTACAGAAGCTTACAAAGCTATTGTTTCTCGCCAAAATGTATCCACACCCAAAAATGAAGAAGATGATACATCACTTGATATTCTTGTTTTAGATAGTTGTGGTATTGATGATTGTTGCTACCAAAACTTTGTCACTTCTTCATTGGAGACATTTGTGCAGTTGAAGTTTGTCGTGAACGCTTTTCCAGGGTGTCTTGTTTTAAAATACCTGGACAAAGCAATGGAGGAATCACACTGTATAATAATTCTTCAACATGAAAGTATGAGTAATGATGATGAGAAAGACAAATTGATAGATCTATCAATAGAAAGCGCGTTCCTGAATCACCAAGCGAAAATTCTCCAAGTCAGGAAAGAAGACGTGAGGCAGTACCTTCCATGTTGTAAAGAAATAGTTCTGACAAGTGATCCTAGTGATATTGTCAATACTGATAGCAGACCATATCTGCTGCTGAAAGGCAACCTGTTTGCACACATTCTGCACAAATTATCAGATATATTTTTGGGATAA
- the LOC128161808 gene encoding uncharacterized protein LOC128161808 isoform X2 — protein sequence MEEEEEVDAEDIRRSSSFVLDDVFHQSKEEMREELEKFQKDVDEEFDDIEERMFVQNIISYMQWRLQESENAFKSLDIAERLQKKPHLITHCNKILFYTESGKHYLSNKLSKELKNNDHFKQTRTKSEATAEIGYYYSRLGPKHHDRAIKLLKEATANITPERNILWEFRLAVTLRRQTHMFQMTTPEIFNPTEKKKEAARLLYGVLNFPTHDYRYIKARTWCELSKLLSKRNNLFEIIETDREETEKITECWCFKEAIKLCPNYFFVLRDYGIYLRYIMNLEKSKEMLEKAVQLKDTICSRHHLALTLKKIVQETIPRPCFGNNIQYPYSMDDRNQSKRDSYENKSKHDSYDLDECNLVQKFDLLSVDSGLKVDNSIEERRDQFKSSLTIVLYERTKSTDFVRTYKKDWKQIDNIAKSSSKFRPRKTSRKKDQPMYHQIRDQRKPLCHDQADASGLKGTFNSAKKSPRYVCISPDNPLLIEAVEHLQRAIEMSKEYDGTRYDLGLIYRMLDRLDDALKCFSSITSGNCGNPSEYQMYVINAYEQQACCKLDLLARESDPEKKNELRYDVKECAWKALTIVSGVIAAIPMLKRSNQCYQTLKVLLQHEQNSFRTLKELAKLHGLLDYDEESIKYYKEIIKEKMDTTTVRELAQTYIKIKDFTNAIYTLSLLQRTSEMNISDKSLFVETCIKGAEHSLNEDDDVEMAKIRFTEAYKAIVSRQNVSTPKNEEDDTSLDILVLDSCGIDDCCYQNFVTSSLETFVQLKFVVNAFPGCLVLKYLDKAMEESHCIIILQHESMSNDDEKDKLIDLSIESAFLNHQAKILQVRKEDVRQYLPCCKEIVLTSDPSDIVNTDSRPYLLLKGNLFAHILHKLSDIFLG from the coding sequence ATGGAAGAGGAGGAAGAAGTAGACGCGGAGGACATTAGAAGATCGTCCTCCTTTGTGTTAGACGATGTATTTCATCAGAGTAAAGAAGAAATGAGAGAAGAACTTGAAAAGTTTCAAAAGGATGTGGACGAAGAATTTGATGACATCGAAGAAAGAATGTTTGttcaaaatatcatttcatACATGCAATGGAGGTTGCAAGAAAGCGAAAATGCATTCAAATCTTTAGATATCGCGGAAAGGCTACAGAAAAAGCCGCATTTAATTACTCATtgcaacaaaatattattttacaccGAATCTGGAAAACATTATCTTTCAAACAAACTATCAAAGGAACTGAAAAATAATGATCACTTTAAGCAAACTAGAACCAAGTCAGAAGCAACAGCAGAGATAGGATATTATTACTCTCGGCTAGGTCCAAAACATCATGACAGGGCAATAAAGCTACTCAAGGAAGCCACTGCAAATATAACCCCTGAAAGAAATATACTTTGGGAATTTCGCCTAGCAGTAACTTTACGCCGCCAAACTCATATGTTTCAGATGACAACACCTGAAATCTTTAATCCtactgaaaaaaagaaagaagctGCACGTCTCTTGTATGGAGTTTTAAATTTCCCCACTCATGATTATCGTTATATAAAAGCAAGGACGTGGTGTGAATTAAGCAAACTGTTATCTAAACGTAACAATTTGTTCGAAATCATAGAGACTGACAGGGAAGAAACAGAGAAAATAACTGAATGTTGGTGTTTCAAAGAAGCAATAAAGTTGTGTCCCAATTATTTCTTCGTTCTTCGAGATTATGGAATCTATCTAAGGTACATAATGAATCTTGAAAAATCAAAAGAGATGCTAGAAAAAGCTGTTCAATTAAAGGACACAATTTGTTCGAGGCACCATTTAGCACTCACTCTAAAGAAAATTGTGCAGGAAACTATTCCAAGACCATGTTTCGGGAACAACATTCAATATCCGTATTCTATGGATGATAGAAATCAGTCAAAACGTGACTCATATGAAAATAAGTcaaaacatgattcatatgatcTTGATGAATGTAATTTGGTTCAAAAGTTTGATTTACTTTCAGTCGATTCAGGCCTGAAGGTTGATAATTCAATAGAAGAGAGAAGGGATCAATTCAAATCAAGTTTAACAATTGTTTTGTATGAAAGAACCAAATCGACAGATTTTGTAAGGACATACAAGAAAGACTGGaaacaaattgataatatagcaaaatcttcttctaaattTCGACCGCGTAAAACTTCACGAAAGAAAGATCAACCAATGTATCACCAGATAAGAGATCAAAGGAAGCCGCTTTGTCATGATCAGGCAGATGCTTCTGGCCTGAAAGGGACCTTCAATTCTGCGAAAAAATCGCCAAGATATGTGTGTATTTCTCCGGACAACCCTTTGCTAATAGAAGCTGTTGAACACCTTCAAAGAGCTATTGAAATGTCGAAAGAATATGACGGTACTCGATATGACTTAGGTTTAATATACCGGATGCTGGATAGATTGGATGATGCTCTGAAGTGTTTCTCTTCCATCACATCGGGTAATTGTGGAAACCCATCAGAATATCAAATGTACGTTATTAACGCTTATGAACAGCAAGCATGCTGCAAACTAGATTTACTTGCAAGGGAAAGTGATccagaaaaaaagaatgaacTACGATATGATGTAAAGGAATGCGCATGGAAGGCTCTTACCATTGTATCAGGAGTGATTGCGGCAATACCCATGTTGAAAAGATCAAACCAATGTTATCAAACACTTAAAGTATTACTGCAACATGAACAGAATTCTTTTAGAACATTAAAGGAGCTTGCAAAACTACATGGTCTGTTAGATTACGACGAAGAATCGATAAAAtactacaaagaaataattaaggAAAAAATGGATACAACAACTGTGAGAGAACTTGCTCAAACGTATATAAAGATAAAAGACTTTACAAATGCAATATATACTTTGTCACTATTGCAAAGGACGTCAGAAATGAATATTTCTGATAAATCTTTGTTTGTAGAAACATGCATCAAAGGGGCTGAGCATTCGTTGAACGAAGACGATGATGTAGAGATGGCAAAAATTAGATTTACAGAAGCTTACAAAGCTATTGTTTCTCGCCAAAATGTATCCACACCCAAAAATGAAGAAGATGATACATCACTTGATATTCTTGTTTTAGATAGTTGTGGTATTGATGATTGTTGCTACCAAAACTTTGTCACTTCTTCATTGGAGACATTTGTGCAGTTGAAGTTTGTCGTGAACGCTTTTCCAGGGTGTCTTGTTTTAAAATACCTGGACAAAGCAATGGAGGAATCACACTGTATAATAATTCTTCAACATGAAAGTATGAGTAATGATGATGAGAAAGACAAATTGATAGATCTATCAATAGAAAGCGCGTTCCTGAATCACCAAGCGAAAATTCTCCAAGTCAGGAAAGAAGACGTGAGGCAGTACCTTCCATGTTGTAAAGAAATAGTTCTGACAAGTGATCCTAGTGATATTGTCAATACTGATAGCAGACCATATCTGCTGCTGAAAGGCAACCTGTTTGCACACATTCTGCACAAATTATCAGATATATTTTTGGGATAA